The DNA region TTTGAAAGGGGGTCTGGGGGAAACTTTGTCATATTTCACATAAATGACAGGGGTTATGATATCAAATCACTTCGATGGTTGTAAGACATTATCACTTAATAACTGACCATACATATTCATAGGTGCCACCATAGCCGTAGTTAATGTGATTGTATCTGTAATCCCGTGTAGGACAAGTGGATTTTCATTCCCAACCACATTCTTGTAAATAAAGAGTTGTGTAGCATCCATCCAGAATTTTTGGTTAGCACCATTATCAACGAAATAATTATACAGTGGCTGAACAGAATTAATCAGGTCAAAAACTTCAAGCATTTCAACTTTCCATTTATCACCGTGTTGTTCAACAGATGATGTATAGAATTCACTATTCCAGTCATGGAGCTTCTCTTTAAACTCATCAAACTGCTTCTGATTTAGTTTCTCCTTGAAAAATCCAATTCCATAAGAGTTAAAAAACTCGTACAAATACAATATTCTATCATCTGTTTCTACAGGATTATCAGTAACTTCTTGGTATTTTCGGAGGACAGCCATAGATACATCAGTTACGAATGATGCATAATTTGCAACTAACTTATTTACATTATATTTTCTCCAGAACATGATTTACCTCCGCCATTATATAGCTTCTTCTTTAGATAGTTTACTATGTTTTCTGAACATGTTTAACAGAACCAGTACAGTTGCGAATCCTAATAGGCTTGGTAGAACACTATGCGAAAAGTGATTTAGGAACTCTCTTTCACCGATAACTATGAAAAACACACCGCCCACAATCATGAAGCCATGTATTACCAAATAAAAGCCCGATAGAATACCAGTAAACACCATTTTATGTTTTGGTATGATGTTGTAAAAAATATAAAGTGGAATCAGTGCAAAGAAAACATGCATAAATACTGTCCCTAAAACAGTATCCTCTGTAATTTTCCATTGGTTGATTAATGACACAAGCCAGTAGACAATAGTATATGCTCCAAAAGACACTGGTAGTGCAAAAAACCATCGTGTCCATGTTGGCCAGTTATCAAATGTGTCCAATGTTTCTAATTCAAGGTTCATTAGCTTTTTAATCATTTTATACCCTCTTTCTTTATACTCATCTATTCAATAATACACTAATCTAATGATAATTTCTACAAACGTAAAATCCGACTTTCGCAAAAAAATAAATTTCTTTGTTGATTTAGTTATATCTGAAAATCCACCGCATAGTATATATAAATGGAAAAGGATAACTAATCGGTTAATTTTATTCAAGGGGTCTCCCGCCAGAGAAAGGCGGGAGCAAATGAAAGGAGACATAGATTGTGTCAGCTTTATATAGGATGAATTTGGATAACTGATTAGTCCCCATTTTTTTCAAGGAAAAATGGGGATCTAAACAGTTAGGAGGGCGGAAAAGTAGAAACAGAGCAGATGAAGCACTAAGAATCACTTTGGTTATGCTACCAGAACAAGGCATTTAGACTTAATGGAACTCGACAATCGGAATATATAATCGGAGGTGATTAATGGCAAGGAAGAAGAATCTAAAAATCATAATGAACGAAAAGCTCAATGAAAAGCTTTGTATAGGACAAAAACGCTCGGAAGGTAAGAAGCTCTACAAGGCTAATACAGACCCTAAAAGCCATGGTTACAACAACCTTAAGGCTCCAGGTATCTATAGCGTTAAAACAGCCAATACCTACCGTGAAGTTATCAATATGGTCGGTGATAAACTCAGGTCTAACTATCCTGAAATATGGCAATCTAAGGATATTTCAAAGGTTGATAAAGAAGTATGTTACAGCATCTTAAGAGAACGTGAAGCCGAAGGAAAATCACCGTATACCATCAGCAGAGATTTGGCGGCCTTGAATAAGGTATTAGCCCTAAATCTCTCCAAGAAGGAAGGCGGTTTATCTAAACGGTCATATAAACTGTTAACACGCTCAAGGAATGGTACAAATGCTAATCTGACAGATAGACTTAGATTGAAGAATCAACAACAAATCACCATAGCTCAAGCAACAGGGATTCGCAGACAATCAATGAAAGTCATAACACCTGATAACTTTGTCAGAGACCGACAGGGAATTCCTTGCTTGTTGTACGTTGTTGAAAAAGGTGGACGTGAGCGATTTATTCATATACTGGAAGACAGACAAAAGGAGGTTCGAGACATACTTGACGGTCGTGAGATAGACAAGCCTTTGTTTGATTATTTCAGCAGGAGAATCGATAACCACAGCTATAGGGCTGAATATGCAGAATCAAGGCACCTTGAAATTATCGAACAGGAAGAAGCTAAAGGGCATAAATTTGTTGAAGACTATCGAGACCGCTACGATGCCCATTGTTTAAGCATCTTAACGCAGGACCTCGGACATAACCGAATCAATGTCTGTACTGAACACTATCTGGACAAAGCATAATTAACATAATAGACTAAGAAATTTTCTTGTAGATTGTGCAACTCCTACAAACTTAATCTCGCTACGAATATCTCGTAATGCTACTGCATAGAGTGCATCAACTATCAATTCAGTTGACGCACGAAAGCGAGACAAAGAAATGCAGAATTACGAAACACAGATTAAGGAAATGTTAAAGAGTGGTATAATTACAGAGCAAGACGCATCGGAACTTATTAAAAAGATGAAACGTACAAAAGTATTAGAACTCCACAAAGCAAAAATCACTGAACCTAAAAAGCAGGGTAGCCGTTGGCAAACCTATATCAAAAGAGAGGATGGTAGCGACCGCAAAATTTCAGCCATGAGCGAGGAGAAACTTTATGATAAGCTATATGACCATTATACTATCAATCAGGTACCTACTATGGTTGGTTTCTATGATACATGGGTTGATTACCGCAAGTCAAAAGGTAAGGTCGATAGCACCATCGACAGATACGATGACTATTTGAACAAGTATTATCTCCCTCACCCTATTTCAAAAAAGCAACTTAATAAGATTACTAAAGAAGACCTTGAGAAATTCTATAACCCTTTAATCGAAGAAGGCATGACTTATAAACTGCTCTGTGGTATGAGAGTTATTCTAAAAAACATGATGGAGTATGGTTGTAAGCAGGGAATCATTTCTTATAGTTCATTCGACGATGCAGAAATCAATAGTGAGGCTTGTATCCCAGAAGAAAAGAAATCCGCCAAAACCCGCATTTTCTATGAAGATGAGATTGATGCCATGTTCAAGGCTTTAAACATTGAAATGGAGAAATACCCAGATATCACTGTAATGCACGGTATCAAGCTCTTATTTACCAAGGGTGTACGTGTTGCTGAAATAGCGGCTATCAAGGAATCCGACATCAACTTCGATATCAAAGAAATCTATATCAATCGTATGGAATCTTATGAGAAGATTAAGTTACCAAACGGCAAAAAGGAAAAGATTATTACTGTAGTGCCACATGGCAAAGGTAAGAATAAATATGCCAAACGTTGGCTACAGCTTACTGACGTCGAGATTGAATGGATTAAAGAAGTCATTGCTATTAACCGTGAAAATGGATTTGAAGATGACGGCTATCTTTTTGTTGATGATAGAGGACGCTATACAGTTCGTGCCTTTACATATCGTATTACAAAGATGTGGAAGACGTTTGCACCTGAGGTAGAAGTGAAGTCTGCCCATGACATCAGGAGAACAGTTGCATCTCAAATGTTTTATGGTGGATTTG from Petrocella atlantisensis includes:
- a CDS encoding tyrosine-type recombinase/integrase, with product MQNYETQIKEMLKSGIITEQDASELIKKMKRTKVLELHKAKITEPKKQGSRWQTYIKREDGSDRKISAMSEEKLYDKLYDHYTINQVPTMVGFYDTWVDYRKSKGKVDSTIDRYDDYLNKYYLPHPISKKQLNKITKEDLEKFYNPLIEEGMTYKLLCGMRVILKNMMEYGCKQGIISYSSFDDAEINSEACIPEEKKSAKTRIFYEDEIDAMFKALNIEMEKYPDITVMHGIKLLFTKGVRVAEIAAIKESDINFDIKEIYINRMESYEKIKLPNGKKEKIITVVPHGKGKNKYAKRWLQLTDVEIEWIKEVIAINRENGFEDDGYLFVDDRGRYTVRAFTYRITKMWKTFAPEVEVKSAHDIRRTVASQMFYGGFDIGYIREYLGHSSKKTTDEYIYNIKKDKENREMLKNCFSGINGLRGTNS
- a CDS encoding site-specific integrase, with protein sequence MARKKNLKIIMNEKLNEKLCIGQKRSEGKKLYKANTDPKSHGYNNLKAPGIYSVKTANTYREVINMVGDKLRSNYPEIWQSKDISKVDKEVCYSILREREAEGKSPYTISRDLAALNKVLALNLSKKEGGLSKRSYKLLTRSRNGTNANLTDRLRLKNQQQITIAQATGIRRQSMKVITPDNFVRDRQGIPCLLYVVEKGGRERFIHILEDRQKEVRDILDGREIDKPLFDYFSRRIDNHSYRAEYAESRHLEIIEQEEAKGHKFVEDYRDRYDAHCLSILTQDLGHNRINVCTEHYLDKA